The Salvelinus namaycush isolate Seneca chromosome 5, SaNama_1.0, whole genome shotgun sequence genome segment atgctgttctctatctctctgtacagtagtggtatgctgttctctctctctgtacgtagtggtatgctgttcctctctctatacagtagtggtatgctgttctctcctctcttctctcagtaTGTGTGGTATgcgttctctatctctctgttcagtaaggtatgctgttctctatctctcgtacgtagtggtatgctgttctctaaATCTCTCTATACATAGTGGTATGCtgtcgctctctatctctctgtaacagtagtggtatgctgttctctctcgtCTGTAACATTAGTGTATgctgtcctctatctctgtacagtagtggtatgctgttcttctcttccccccccctctctataacagtagtggtatgctgtttcTCTCTCATCTCGTCTCATACAGTTatgtggtatgctgttctctccaatctctatacagtagtggtatgctgtcctctatatcatctctgtccaggtagtggtatgctgttctctctctctggacagtagtgtgtatgctgttctctctctctatacagtagtggtatgctgttctctatctctctgtacagtagtggtatctgtctctatctctctctaacagtagtggtatgctgttctctctctctgtacagtagtggtatgctgttctctctctctctctatacagtagtggtatgctgttctctctctctctctctctctctgtacagtagtggtatgctgttctctctctctctctatacagtagtggtatgctgttctctctctctgtacagtagtggtatgctgttctctctctctctgtacagtagtggtatgctgttctctctctctctgtacagtagtggtatgctgtcctctctctctctctgtacagtagtggtatgctgttctctctctctctgtacagtagtggtatgctgttctctctctctctgtacagtagtggtatgctgtcctctctctctctgtacagtagtggtatgctgttctctatctctgtacagtagtggtatgctgttctctctctctctctgtacagtagtggtatgctgttctctctctctctctgtacagtagtggtatgctgttctctctctctgtacagtagtggtatgctgttctctctctctctgtacagtagtggtatgctgttctctctctctctgtacagtagtggtatgctgttctctctctctctgtacagtagtggtatgctgttctctctctctctgtacagtagtggtatgctgttctctctctctctgtacagtagtggtatgctgttctctctctctctgtacagtagtggtatgctgttctctcctctctgtacagtagtggtatgctgttctctctctctctgtacagtagtggtatgctgttctctctctctctgtacagtagtggtatgctgttctctctctctctgtacagtagtggtatgctgttctctctctctgtacagtagtggtatgctgttctctctctctctgtacagtagtggtatgctgttctctctctctctgtacagtagtggtatgctgttctctctctctctgtacagtagtggtatgctgttctctctctctctgtacagtagtggtatgctgttctctctctctctctgtacagtagtggtatgctgttctctctctctctatacagtagtggtatgctgttctctctctctctatacagtagtggtatgctgtcctctctctctctgtacagtagtggtatgctgtcctctctctctctgtacagtagtggtatgctgtcctctctctctctgtacagtagtggtatgctgttctctctctctctgtacagtagtggtatgctgtcctctctctctctctgtacagtagtggtatgctgtcctctctctctctctgtacagtagtggtatgctgtcctctctctctctctgtacagtagtggtatgctgtcctctctctctctctgtacagtagtggtatgctgtcctctctctctctctgtacagtagtggtatgctgtcctctctctctctctctgtacagtaatggtatgctgtcctctctctctctgtacagtaatGGTAtgctgtcctctccctctctctctgtacagtagtggtatgctgtcctctatcttcaccttctctctctttttttctttccctctctctagcAGAGAAGAGTACCGTTGGTTACGCTGAGTCAGGCTATGGAGAGTTCTGTTCCTGCCTGGCTGCgcactgtctatctctctgtctccttggAGATGATTGGATAATAGCCTATGCTGACTAGAACTCCATTCTGCACAGAAATACATTGTCTCATTTAATATCACcgtgacagagagatagaggctCCACAGAGCGTGTTAACTACCATACCTTGGTTTAGCCTTGAATTGATCTGACTGTCTCTCAGATGCAGCCACACATTACACTTCCTGTTCTTTTTTGTGCTACTGTGAAATAAGTCTCTGCCATTGGTTGGTAGATGGAGCCCCTCCTCTTTGGTTCTTAAAGCTGTACACGCACACGTGACAAATAGTCTGGTCTGGATTGTATTATTTGTTTACAGTCTGTGGGTAGAAGTTGGCCCTACATAACCTAGGATAAGTTTATCCTACTGCTGTGACGGGCTGACCACACAGAACTCCTACGTTTACAAATACCATACAACTTGGCTTTTACATACACCCAGAGGGaagcacactacacacacattcacacacacacatacattcagcATTTCTCCTGAAATGTACATTGTGCCTTTgattagaaaaatatatatttcagacAATAATCACATAATGTAAATTGTTATCAAAACAATAAAGCTGTGTAATTGAAATACAGATGAATAGAGGTATTCAGCCTATGGAACTAAGAActggaggtcgaccgattaatcggaatggacgattaattagggccgatttcaagttttcataacaatcggtaatcagcatttttggacaccaatcatggccgattacattgcactccatgaggagactgcgtgggaggctgactacctgttatgcgagtgcagcaaggagccacggtaagttgctagctagcattaaacttatcttataaaaaacaatcaatcttaacataatcactagttaactacacatggttgatgatattactagtttatctagcttgttatgcgttgcatataatcgatgcggtgcctgttcatttatcattgaatcacagcctacttcgccaaacgggtgatttaacaagcgcattcgtgaaaaaagcactgtcgttgcaccaatgtgtaccaaattttagttaatattgcctgctaacatgaatttcttttaactagggaaattgtgtcacttctcttgcgttctgtgcaacagagtcagggtatatgcagcagtttgggccgcctggctcgttgcgaactgtgtgaagactatttcttactaacaaagacagccaacttcgccaaacgggggatgatttaacaaaagcgcatttgcgaaaaaagcacaatcgttgcacgaatgtacctaaccataaacatcaatgcctttattaaaatcaatacacagaagtatatatttttaaacctgcatatttagttaaaagaaattcatgttagcaggcaatattaaattagggaaattgtgtcacttctcttgcgctcattgcacgcagagtcagggtatatgcaacagtttgggccgtaAGGCTCATTGTGAACTAATTTGcctgaattttacataattatgacataacattgaaggttgtgcaatgtaacagcaatatttagacttatggatgccacccgttagataaaatacggaatggttccgtatttcactgaaagaataaacattttgttttcgaaatgatagtttccggatttgaccatattaatgacctaaggctcgtatttctgtgtgttattatgttataattaagtctatgatttgatagagcagtctgactgagcgatggtaggcagcagcaggctcgtaagcattcattcaaacagcactttactgggtttgccagcagctcttcccaATGCTtcaagcacagcgctgtttatgacttcaagcctatcaactcccgaggtTAGGCTGGTAATACTGAAGTATAatcaccattaggtgcaaaaacctgacttacccagttgcggctcactttttggaggcaggccactcgatttcgtctctgcgttatattggcatcgaacatgtcaccctccctaggagagggggtgaccttgataatttattgttaaaacgagaggctgcctggatctttaacttaaagacccttgctcccttcggtctcaacgtagactttgatctgaagccattcttgtgattattgggactttgccattgtaactgtttgtaagcttgtgtagtctgaaatgaatctatgatcgtatgctatccatttgttttttgtatgctgctctttgtatgccattttaatatgagaattaaccaatgatattaggccactcttggccatgattacagacacctgtgtgtcttttgacactatataaacgagtcatcccgcagtgtttgtgattataccctgatgaagacagcttggctgtcgaaacgttggtaataaAATGTTTGCCTCTGAGCTCCTAGAGtttgcggctctcctttattttaagttttctactccgctagccagcacctcgcctaaataggtgtgcgtttctttttatTCTAGattggcaatactaaagtacctattagaacatccaatagtcaaaggtatatgaaatacaaatggtatagagagaaatagtcctataataactacaacctaaaacttcttacctgggaatattgaagactcatgttaaaaggaaccaccagctttcatatgttcccatgttctgagcaaggaacttaaacattagcttttttacatggcacatattgcacttttactttcttctccaacactttgtttttgtattatttaaaccaaattgaacatgtttcattatttatttgagactaaattgattttattgatgtattatattaagttaaaataaaagtgttcattgttcattcagtattgttgtaattgtcattattacaaatatatatatattttttaaatcggccgattaatcggtatcgcccttttttggtcctccaataatcggtattggtatcggcgttgaaaaatcataatcgtcGACCTCTACTAAGAACCACTCTAAAGGTAGCCTATAGTATGAGTAATCAGATTTGAGCTGAATCTCAGCCACTCTGGGAAGGGGAGAACAGTCTGGAAAAAATAAAGATGGAAGATAGAGGAAAAAGGAGTGAGTGAGAGGTCAAGGAcagaagagagacaggaggaagtaGGCAACAAAACATGAACCAATGACTCACCagatagtggagagagagagggcatgatagagggaaggggagacagagagaacggagTACAGTGTATAAACAGTGAAAAGGATAGAaagagaatgagggaggaggaaagagacagaaagaggaagagagatatacagagagagagctagagggagatggggagagagagagagagagagagagagagagagagggggagatggggggagagagagagagagggagatggggggagagagagggagagagctgtgGATACTCCATTACTTTCCCCCGGTCTGCAGATTACATGAATAATTTAATAAGGCAGTGATGACATCACACCTGGCCCACAGGAAGCACTGAAGAAATTCcaccatctctttctccctctctcccactctgccCCATACACTTACCTGTCCATCCCTGAAAAAGAATGAGTGCAGCCCATCTaatcctatctctctcctcctttccatcTCCATCATCTATCTGTCCATCCTAGATAGAAACGACATTCCACTGCACCCATCTATGTATGCATCTCTCTCTTGTTCCCCTTCTCTGTCCCTCTACTCTGGAATGTGGAGAATTCTCCCCGTGTTTTTGTCACCCTTCTCTCTGCTGGTTTAGTTTTTATTCCCAAGAGAGGACAGTTTCAGACGTGGTGTTGTGTACATAATATTAGATGGAAGGTGGCTTCAGTGAATACTGTAGTTTGTTACTACCTCCACATTTTCACCCCAAATCAGCACCTCACAGTCAGCAACTAGGCttatagtcatcatcatcatcatcatcatcatcatcatctaacTCACCTGTAGTTCTTGACTCCCAGGTTCTTCCTCCATCAGCTGTTCCTCTCACCTGCACCTCttcttcctctacctcttctttcctcttttctccctcctctTTTCTCTGTCCATCCATCCTCCACAGGTTCCCTTCACTGGCTGAGCACCCAATCTGCTGCGAGGGACATAACTCTGGTTGTCCAATCGCATCCTCTGCTTTCTGGAACATTTCCCTAAAAGCAGCCAATGAGGTGAGGGGAGGTGGTTGCAGGAAGGTGGCCTGGGCCTGGGAGGTGTACTCCCATTGGATTCCGTCGCTGTCCGTCTTTTCCCTTCTCCACTTGAGGTTGTAGAGGAAGTCAGGGTCAGGGGTTACGACTGTGGGATCAGGATCCGGTTCAGTTATTAGTTGGTAGGCCGGGGAGCTGTGTTTGCTACGGTTACGCAGTTCCTTGAAGGTCATCACTTTTGAACCCGACCCTGACGTTGACCCAGATGAAGAGGTTGACCCGGAAGTAGATTTCTTCAGGGTTTCCTCATTGGATTTTCTAACTTCCAAGGGCGGGGGTAGGGTCAGGGTTTCACCATCGGGGGAGAAAGCCATGAGCCAATCAAATCGCTCAGGGCGTAAAGCGTTGGCGAGAACTTTGAGGGGGGGCAGGGTAGGGGGGACAGGGGGTAAGGGAcgcgggggaggagggggaggggtttCGGAGAGCACAGGGGAATATTTGAAAGTCTGGAAGTGAACATTGTTAGAGGTGTTGGTATTGCCAGTGCTGTAGTAGGAGTCAGATGCTAGGCTAACGTTAGCCCCAAACCCACTgtttctcttcctccttctcgcCATGTCAGTGAAAGACGTGGTTCTAAAcacatctctgctctcctctttctctccctcatcctcctttACTCCTCCAAATATATcagtctctctatccctctccacccctgacctccctcctccatctctccagccATCCACAGCCAACCCATCTATATCATACTGCTCCTTAGccctcttctcttttctcctcaTCCCTAGATCTTGTGTCTGTCCAGGCCTGGAGGTGTGGtgggtctctccctctccctcctcctccagtcCCCCCACACAAACCCCCAGCTCTGGGCTGAGTTTGAGGAGCTCAGCCTGGGTCAGTCCTGCTAGCACCAGTAGCTTACGGATCTCATCATCCAACGcatggaaagagggaggaggggggagagagggtgggggagggatGGCAGGGGGAGTGGTGGAGTTGGAGATGGTGGGggcaggggggagaggaggggggcgagaggtgggaggggggagggacagGGGGGTCTTCCCGCATCCTGCTTGGAGGGTGGCGAGATGCTGAGCCTCCTTACGGGCTAGGTGCTTCCTCcgagggggagggatggggggagtggaggaggggagggagaatgGGAGAGGGGAAGATTTGTAGAGAGTAAAGTAAGGGATGGGCtgacagagaagaggaggggggatggagcgtggggaaggagggagggcctTCTCACACCTGAAGGTATAGAAAGTGGGGGATGAGGATGGAGAGGTGCAGACAGAGACGGAGGGGGTGATGTCACGGCTGATGTTGATGTAGGTGTGGAGTTCAGAGTTCACGCTGGCATAGCGGGCAGGGGGTTTGGGGGGTCTCGGTGGGGGCTCTATGGGCGAAGAGGTCTCTGATTGTGAGACCAGGGGCTCGTCACAGTCTGAAGGTGCTGTCAGGTCCACTCCAGCATCAGAGAACTCCTGGGAATCTCCCAACGACCCGCCCCGGCCCTTATACAGCTTCCAAGACATATCCACGTTCCCCATCTCATCCAGAACATCAGAGAGATCCTCCTTGCCCAGATCGCCTAAATCCAGTCCCTTCTCATGGAGCCTGGCGATGTGGGCCAGCTTCACCTGCCTGTTGACACTCTCCAGTCGGTCCAGGTGATCCAGTCGATCCCTCAGTAGATCCCCCTGAGGATCCCCCTCCAGGTCCCAGCGAGCCACCTGAATCACCTGGCTAAAGCGCTCCATCTTTCCAAAGTCTCCCACTGACTCCAGGAAGTCCAGGAGGCCTAGTTTGGCGACCTCTGACCCTAAGCCTGTCTGACCTTTGACCCCCAGGTAGGAGGGGGATGCGGGGGCGGAGGGGTAGCCCTCGTCTGAGGAGCAGGCgtgtggggggggggaagggCAACTAGAGACAGAGGGGGGTTTGGGGTTGAGGAGCAGGACAGGGGGTGAACGGGAGGCTGGGTAGCATTCAGGAACGTGAATGAGAGTGTCGTCCTGAGAGATTGACAGATCAGCGTTCCACTTGTGGccagaggacgagagagaggtggagagatcgGCGCAGTCTGACTCCAGATCGGAGCAGGAGCTGAtggaagtggaggaggaggaggtggaggaggtcaGGGAGAGatccaggagagagggagggcagtCGCAGCACGATGGGACCAAcgtgtcatcatcatcatcatcatctccttcctcctcatcatcaACTTCAACATCCACACTgttttcctcttcctcctctgtttCTTTCTTGTTATCCATCTCTTCCTCCGTTTCTTTCTTGCTGTCTATGACCACATCTGTGTTCTTGTTAACATCTGCATTCTCCTCATCTTTTTTTCCTTTCTCCAGTTCCAGGGCATTAGGGGGGCAGGCCGGGGCCAGGACCTGAGGCTGGGGCTTGGGCTGAGAGGGGCTGGCCTGTGTCTTGGTCTTGccccctgtcccctcctgtcTCTGGGGTAGcaggggaggtggtggagggggcTGAAGCTTCAGCTGCTGTCTGATGGAGAtggtattgttgttgttgtggttgtggttgaacAGACTGTTATTGTCCTGGGGGGAATGGCCGTCGCAGCACAGACAAGGCAGGCTGGGTTCATTACAGTTGGGGTCCagatgaggaagaagaggaggaggaggggcgcGTTTCGACACAGCTGCTGCTGCACGGACACTTTTGGGTTTGGGTTTGGTCGTAGAGAGGGGAGCTGTGTTTCTCTGTAAACCCAATCTGGACTGACCCAAGGGAGCACGAGGCTGGACCCCCACCCTGGTCCTGGAAGACTCAGGGGTCGCTTTGGTGGCGCGccgaggagaggaagaggaaatggtgttcatgtttttgtcTTCCCTCTGGGAAACAGGGCCGTGTGGCTTTGGTTCCGCTGCGGTGGTGGTCCGCCTGCTCGTGTCGATGCGACGAGGCCTCAAGGGCGGAGCGAAGGTTCGGCTAGAGGAGTGCATTTTAGGAATAATAGTTTTATAATTGTCAATTATTTCTGTTTCTATAGAAACAGGGGTTCTGTTTTCTATCTAAAGGATGGAGAGATCCAAAACATGACAGTCACATCTAGGCTTGACTCCAAAGATCCTGCAACATCAAAAGAGACATGCAGTCAATAGTGGCACAGCAGATAATAGAGATGAGAGGAGTCTGTGCTTCCATGTTCCTCTAACTGCACAAGGGACCAGCTTGTTCTTGTTCATAAGAAATGTTAGAAGTTAAATCATCCCCTGGTTTGTTCCATAGAGCTATTGGTCCTTTTCTGCTGTATAATGACCTCCTCAGTGCTGGGACTAGTTAGATGAAAATTAAATCCATCTCTCCTCActcctatcctccctccctctctctatatataaacagacagagagacagacacatgtacacgcacacacacgcaaacacacacacctaaattCAATGTCAGTGATAGAGAGGAGATCCCCATGAAAAGAGTTGGGAACTAATGAAGGATTGTCATCCTTCAGCATCCCAGTCTGAGATTCAGCTTGATGGAGTGATGACGTTAAACCCTTGAGAAAGGATGTACTGTAACTCTCACTCTGACAAATAGGTTAAGTATAGGCCAAGTAAATTGAATCGTGATAAATCAAAATTAACTCTCAATTCTAAGCTTATTTGCATTAAAATAAATGctgacatttatttaactaggcaagtcagttaagaacaaattgttacctactatgacggcctaggaacactgccttgctcaggggcagaacgacagattttttaccttgtcagctcgaggggttcgatctagcaacctttcggttactggccaaacgctctaaccactaggctacctgccgccccaacataTAGCCTAGTACAAACATCTTTAGTAAACAAGATCAAATTATTTAGAGCAGAAAATCCTCAGTTGCGCAATGACTAACGTACAGGCAGTCGTTTAAAACTCATCCACTGCCAATGCTAAACACACTGCTCATATTCCTCCACAGCAGCACCGTGCCCTTCACATCAAACGGGGAGAAGAAGGTAGGCCCATATAAATCATAACCTGAACAGCGCTTAGATCGGGCCTGGGACACGTCGCCCTGTTCAGAACCGTTAGAATAACGCCCCGTAACCGCAGAGCACATCTGCTGAATTTTCGGTATTTACCATCGGATTTATCGACCTGAAGTGGCGGATGGAGACCGGGGGAGGGGGGTACCTCAAGCCGCATCGTCCTGACACAGCCACCCCCCCGCTACTATGACAAAATGTATCGCAATGTTTATTAAATTAACTATAACATGATTATGTCTGTCATTCTAGTAAACAACGATAGGCTATAAATCAAGAAAACGGTTATCGACATTGGTTAACTGGATCTGGGGATGTGGGCAGGTGTTGAAAGCATAGCAAAACGTATAGCCTAGATCTCGGTAAATAGAGAGCATTTGATCAACAACACCTATAATCATATGATTGTGAGATATTTGACTCACCATCGGCTCGGTTGAGGAGAAGATGGAGATGCTGGATCCCGTTCTCGGTAAACGGATGCGAGCGCGCGCAACCCCGTCCGACCAACGAACAGCCTCTCCACGGGTTAAAGCGAGAGCTCTCTCCTCTCGCGACCACCTCCTTATCTTTCGTCATCCGCCTCTTTCTCTAGCTCCTCCGCCGGGACCACACCCCTCTTCTGCCTCACCAATCAATCTCCCTCTCTGTTCATCTGTcagctccttccatccctctcagCCTTCGCTTCCTCCCTCCAAGAAAAAGACAATCACTACAGAATGTTCTACCGTATTCTCTTTGATCTCTAGTATTGGAATCATTCTTCCTATCCGCCATCACACTCCCTTCATCTTTATTATTCTCTTTCATTCTCAGTGGAAATGGAAGGTAACATGGTAAAAGCACATGCTGTATAGTCATCTATTCACACTGACAGAGGAAGACAGGGCTACACTGTTTCCCTATTCAACACAGGAACCGTGAAAAATTAGACTCATTGTCTTTATGAATCATGATGGAAAGCCATACACAATGTCAGAGCTCGCTGTACTATATATTGTTTTCCACAAAAGGTCTGAATTCCAAACCCATGTTggtcacatttctttattaaaagcaATAAGATGCCATATTGTCAGCAGCAGGTAGATGTACAGTAGTAATTAGACAGAAAGAGATGATTATACACAGAGGGATATAGAGAAAacaaaatacaaagacagaacATGGTGTGAGAGACAGCAGGATTGTTCCTTTCAGGAAGCTTCCTACTCGAGTCCATTCACTCTACTGATAGACTACACTCTACTAAACCATTCTGCCGGTAGAGACCAGAGCCCTCTGCCGGTAGAGACCAGAGCCCTCTGCCGGTAGAGACCAGAGCCCTCTGCTAAACAGGGCCCCAGGTTGTCATCCTGATTGATGTGATCATCAACCAATAATGATGTCTCTCCCTTCCATCATCATCAAATCCACAGGATTCTAGAGCAGACAGTACCTAACAGTGACATGATGTCATACTCACATCATCATCAATAAATAAAGAGATtgatacagagacagacatactTTTTTGATGACATGGTATTCCCAGTTTGAGTAATCAGTTATTCTGTACATAATTGAAAATCATATTATGGAGAACAAAATGGGCACACACAGGGGTCCTTAAAGACCAGGTTTAAGAGTGACTGGTCTAATCTCAACCAGGCTCACTCGCAGTCCAAACTAAAGCCTTGTTCTATTTAGGTCCCTAGACCCTTAACCTAACCCAGGGCTCTCCAacgctgttcctggagagctaccctcctgtaggtttccaCTCTTATTACAATCAGGTGcgttagattagggttggagcaaaaacctacaggatggtagctctccaggaccagggttggagagccctgccccATCCCTTAACACCATGGTGTTCACTGAAGGGGTAGGAGCAAGGGGAAGAGGCAAGGGACCGAAATGGAAGCAGCCACACCAACTAGCCCTCAGTCCAAGCTACAGTGCAACACACACTAAATAAAAACAGTCCCCTCATCATAGTCTTCACTTGTTTCTCTTGTAGATTTTCTTGGCGAAGTTGAGGAAAACTGCGTGTGGAAGGTTTTGGGCGTGACGCGTGATGAGTTTCTGTAAGCGCTGATAGCTGTCGTCTTCGTATTGGTGGTACAGGGTGGTCATCTGTAGGGTGTTGTACAGTGCTTTCACCTTCTCCACACTGTCATGCCGACCATAACATGACTGGAAGAGGAAAATAAAAGTGAATTATTTCTCACCAGAGAGTCTAGTCAGAGCAGTTTACTGTATTGAGCTATGTAAAGAAGTAAATAAATGCATTCATTCCCTTAATCCTCCATCCATCATGGCTTGACTCTCAactgtgacctctcacctccaGCTCTGCCCTTTGTTCCGGGGTCATGACCCCTAGAGCGGTCACCACCAGCCAGCCGCATttgttgtcctggatgtctgttCCAATCTTCCCTGTCACAGCCGGGTCGCCATAGCAATCCAGGTAGTCATCCTGGCAACAGAGAAACATTGTAAAACAATGCTGTTATGACATTGttcgtgtgtgtgtcagtctcatAGAATTACTGTGGTCTCACCTGTATCTGGAAGAACTCTCCCATCTCCAGTAAGATGTGTTTGGCGTTGTTGTGTTCCTCTTCACTGTCGATGCCCGCCTGGGAATTATTCATTAGTTCTATAAGTTACAGTTTCTGCACCTTGTATAATGAGACTGACCAGACGTTACAACACTAAACACTCACCATGTACATGGCTGCTGCCacagggaggtagaaggagtAGAAGGCAGTCTTGTACTTTACTATGGCCTTATATCtgacacagagggagagggagggagaaagaataAAGATTATACCCTTCCAAACACCAACAGCCATACACTCATTATATCAACACCCAATCACCTGTACCTTAAATCTCCATATACCCCTCCATCTCTatacccccccctccctctcttacaAACCTCTCCATGGTGAAGCGGTTGAGGTCTATTTGACCAGGAGGAGCGGTCATCAGGTCCAGTGCCTGGCCCAGCTCTGTCTGGAAGGACGTCTgaaacacacagggacagagaaacAATAGTCAGCTACAGCACAAGAGTCagctgtgtaagtgtgtgtgtgtgtacctcagtGAAGAGCTCCAATAGGTGTACGTAGTAGGGCTGTGCCCTGCAGTGTCTGCGCAGTAGTCTGTAGATGGATCCCTCCAGGAGGAAGGAATCATTGATGGCATCCAG includes the following:
- the LOC120048676 gene encoding farnesyl pyrophosphate synthase-like encodes the protein MGDSSCSNGTHHSGAVQSDPQLFEAQFEELVTELTEQDLTDSVLADALNRLREVLHYNTPGGKRNRGLSVIGSLRELVPPTELTQDAVRRALLVGWCIELLQAFFLVADDIMDASVTRRGQPCWYKRERVGLDAINDSFLLEGSIYRLLRRHCRAQPYYVHLLELFTETSFQTELGQALDLMTAPPGQIDLNRFTMERYKAIVKYKTAFYSFYLPVAAAMYMAGIDSEEEHNNAKHILLEMGEFFQIQDDYLDCYGDPAVTGKIGTDIQDNKCGWLVVTALGVMTPEQRAELESCYGRHDSVEKVKALYNTLQMTTLYHQYEDDSYQRLQKLITRHAQNLPHAVFLNFAKKIYKRNK